GCGAAGTACTCCTTCTCGGTGAGCGCCGCCACGTCCTTGATCGGCTTGTCGCTGTAAAGGATCTCGTACTGGTGGTCGAACAGCACCGTGGTAACCACGGCCGAAGCGACTTCCTGGCGCTGCTTGTCGATGAAGCTGTTGTAGCCGCCGATGGTGTCGCCGGTGAGGTGCTGCATCGAGCCGGAACGGTCGAGGATGCAGACGATGTGCACCTTGTCCTTGTCAAGCGGCGGACATTTGTCGCTGTGATCGTGGGACAGTTCGGGCAGCTTCCCGTCGCGCGGCAGGATCTCGTTCGGCCGCTGCTGGACCTGCTGAGGCGCAGGCGGCACGGCGGCAAAGGCGGCCGCGGCCGTCAGGACGGAGCACAGGGAAAGACACAGAGCGCAAAGCTTTTTCATGAATCAATCTCTCCTTTCGGATCGTTTCCTTGATTTTAGATTTACGACGCGGAACGTGAAACTGAACTGATTGTAAAGCCAATCCCGGCAGATCTCATCACCCGTTCGGGTGAACTTCCGCCCACAGAGCTTCGGCGCCGAGCAGCGGCGCGTCCTCGCCGAGGAGCGCCAGCCGTATCTCCGGCCCCGGGCGGTACACGGGCGAGAGCAGCGGCTGCATGTAGTCGCGCAGGTCGTCGAGCAAACCGTCGAGATGCGACAGGCCGCCGCCGACGACGATCGCCTCGGGGTCGAGCAGATGGGTCAGCGTCGTAAAGGCGCAGGCCAGCGCGCGCAGTCCCTCGGCGAAAGGACGAGCCAGCCAGGCGTTCTCGCGCTGTTCCCAGAGGGTTCTCATGTCGCCCCCATAGCCGTATTTCTCGCCGGCGCGTTCCAGAACGTCGGCGGAAAAAAAGCTTTCCACGTGGCCGCGCCCGCCGCAGCCGCAGCCGCGGTCCTCCAGCAGCGGGAAGTGGCCGATCTCGCCGGTGCGGCCGAGCCGGCCGCGCACGAGCCGTCCGCCGACGATCACGGCGCCGCCCACGCCGGTGCCCAGCGCGCAGAAGACGAAGTCTTTCAGCCCCCGCGCCGCGCCGCCACGCATCTCGCCTAAGGCCGCGCAGTCGCAGTCGTTGGCGAGGGACGTTTCGCGCCCGGTCAGTTCGCCAAGGGCATAGTCCGTCAGCCCGTCCCAGCCGTTCAGGTTCGGGCAGCAGCCGATGCTCCGGCCGTCGAGCACCATACCCGGCACGCCCATGACCAGCGGCGCGTCGCCGGCTTCCAGTTCCGCCAGCAGCGCCGCCAGCGCCGCACAGACAGCTGACGGCGTGCGCGGCGGCGGCGTCGGCACGGTCTTTTTGCGCAGCACGCGCCCGCTTTCGACCAGCCCGGCCGTCAGCGTGTGCCCGCCAAGATCCGCCGCGGCGATCATGGCCGCGCGCTCCCCACTTCGGCCCAGCGCGTCGAGAACTGGGCGATCAGCTCGCCGCCGTCGCTGCGGATCTCGTGACGGAAGTCCAGGCCGTCCTGCTGCGTCGTCACCGTCAGGTCCATGCCGTAGACGGCTTCATGCTTGTAGAGGATGTCGGCCTCGACGAGGCCGCAGCTCATGTAGACCTCGCGCGGCACGGCTTCGGCGGCCCAGCTCAGATAATAGGCGTTGTTGACGTGGCCGTTTGCGTCCAGCTCGCCGAGACGCACGTGCAGCCGCACGGACCGATCGGCGCGCTCCAGCCTTTTCGGCGCCACGAAGACCGGCTCGAACGGCGTCTCCTCGGCCTTTTCCATGAACACCTCCGGCAGGCGGCGGCTCAACCGCACGGGACGCCGCGAGGCCAGATCGACGAAGATCCACATGCTGTCGGCGAGCCCGGTCTGCTTTCCCCGCCCGTCGAGCAGCCGGAAGCGGCGCACCGAATAGAGATCGCGCAACGGCATGTGCCCTGTGTTGATCGCGCCCGCGTCGCCGCTCATCAGCGGCCGGTCGAGGCGGATCGAATACTGGTGCAGCATCCATGCGCAGCCGCAACGCCAGTAGTCGGGCGGCGGATTCATGGCGTCGACGGCGCCGTCCGCCGCGTCCTGAAGCATGTTCAGCAGGTGAAACGGTTTCAGCGCGCGGCAGGGCGTCACCTCCGACTGGGGGACCGCGAATTTTTTCGTGAACATCAGGGCCATGGGCTATCTTCCTCTCTCCGGGCCGATTCTAAATGAACGGCGGCAAACGGACATTGTCCTTTCCGACAATTTTACCACGCCGCGATCCCGGCGCGTCCGCCGCGCCGGTTCCAAAAAACGGAATGCCGAGCAGATCCCGCCGACAGCGCGTCCCCCGATGGTTCGGCCGTCATCGGGGGACGCGCAAAATGTTCCACGTGGAACATCATCGTTCGTTCGTCAAATTCAGTTTCCTGCGTCCTTACGGTCCGCTTGGGGCGAGCCGCGCGTTTCAATCCCGCGTTTCGGCGCCGGCGGGAGCGTAGTCATCGACGCGGCCGGACACGGCGAAGAAGGCCGCCGCGACCAGCGCCGCCCCGACTGCCAGCGACAGCCAGTGATTCAGGCCGAGGGCAATGCAGAGATAGCTTGCCGCCGCCCCCACGCCCGCCAGAAGCGCGTAAGGAAGCTGCGTCTTGACGTGGTCGATGTGATCGGCGCCGCAGAACATGGACGACATGATCGTCGTATCGCTGATGGGACTGCAGTGATCGCCGAAGACGGCGCCGGCGAACACGGCGCCGACGGTGGGCAGCATGTAGGTCGTCACGTCGATGCCGGCTGCGGCCGAAACTTTGGCCAGCAGCGGCACGACGATAGGCATCAGGATTCCCATCGTGCCGTAGGACGTGCCTGTGCAGAAGGAGATGACCATGCCCGTCAGGAAGGTCAGCAGCGGGATCCAGCCGGGGGCGAGAAAGTCCTTCGTGACCGAGACGAGATACGCCGCCGTGCCGACGGATTTGATCGAAGCGCTGATGCCCCAGGCGTAGATGAGGATCATCGAACCGACGAAGACCGCCTGGCCGCCCTTGAGAAAGCCGCGGAACAGGCGGCTCAGGCTGGCCGCGCGCTGAAGACGGAACAGCGCCAGCGTCATCACCGCCGCGGCGTAAGAACCGTAGATCAGCGCCAGCGAGCTGTCGGAGTTGGCCATGGCTTCGCTCAGCCCCGCTTTTGGAAAACCTCCCGTGACCAGCAGCATGCCGACGATGAAAACCACGAGAAACACGACCGGCAGCACGAAGTTGACGACGCGGTCGGGCGCGTTTTCGGCCGGCTCGAGGTCGGGATCTCCGGCCGCACTCGTCAACGGCATGGCGCCGTCGCGAAGGACTTTGCCGGTGCTGCGGGCGCGGCGCTCGGCGGCCAGCATCGGCCCAAAATCGCGGCGGCTCAGAACCACCAGCGTCACCAGCAGAAGAGCGATCAGATTGTAGAACACGAACGGGATGGACCGAAGATACGTGTTGTAAGCGCTGCCCTGAATGCCGAGCTCGCCGTACTGTTTGCCGATCTGGCCGACCATATAGGCCACCCAGGACGAGACGCCGGCGATGGCCGCCACCGGAGCGGCCGTGCTGTCCACGAGATAGGACAGTTTTTCCTTCGACACCCGGTAGCTGTCGGAAATGGGACGCATCGTCGTGCCGACCACGGCGGCGGTCACGTAGTCCTCAAAAAAAATCACGATCCCGGCCAGCTCGGTGAACAGCATGGCGCTGCGGCTGCTCCTGACCTTGCGCGACAGGGCGTTGACGGCGGCGCGCACCCCGCCGCCCGCCTGCATGACGCCGACCATGCCGCTCATGACGATGCACGTCATGAAGATGCGGGCGCCCCACGGATCACCGAGCGAGTTCCAGATGTTCTCGATGGCCGCGCCAAAACCGTAAATCGGATTCCAGCCGTTGACCATGGTGCCGGCGATCCAGCTGCCGACGAACAGCGAGGGAATGACCTCGTGCGTGGTCAGGCAGAGCACGATGGCGACCACAGGCGGCAGCAGCGACAGAACCCCGAAGTAAGGCGAGGCCGCTTCGTCCGCGGCGGCACACGCCGTTCCGCAAAGCGCCGCCACGAGAGCGGCCGCGACGAAAAGCACCAGAGAAATTCGACGGTGAGACATCACAAAGACCTCCTCGAAAATCGAAATCGGCTCATACCGTTTTACCGGATCCAGCGGCGGCGTTCCGCCGCGAATTCCCCGCCCACTCCAGCTGACCGCTCAGCAGCTCGTCGAGCGTCTGCCGGCGCACCGCCACGCGGGCCTGTCCGTCGCGGGCGAAGATCACGGCGGGGCGCAGGGCGCAGTTGTAGGTGCTGAACATGGAATAATTGTAGGCGCCCGTCAGCGGCACGGCCAGCACGTCGCCGCGGCGCAGCTCCGGCACGGGAGTGTCGAGCGTCAGCACGTCGCCCGTCTCGCAGCACGGCCCGGCGATCGCGGCGCGGCGGTCTGCGGGGCGTTCCGTGTCGTTGACCAAGAGCACCCCGTATTCCGCCTGGTAAAGCTGCGGGCGCGGGTTGTCCGTCATGCCGCCGTCCACCGCCACGTAGGTGCGCACGCCGGGGATCTCCTTGACGCCCTGTACCGTGTAGAGCGTAATTCCCGCCTCGCCCGCTATCCACCGTCCCGGCTCGAAGGCGACTTCGGGACGCTCCAGACCCAGCTCGGCGCAGCGCGCGTCGACGCGGTCGAGGATGGCGGCGACAAAGCGTTCCGCCGGCGCTCCGGCCTCGCCGGGACGCTCGGGAATGGCGAAGCCGCCGCCGAGGTCGAGCTCGCGCGCCGCGAAGCCCGTCGCTTCGCGCAGCTTCAGCATGATCTCCGTCATGCGGTCCGCCGCCCGCAGATAGGTTTCGACGTCGCGGATCTGGCTGCCGACGTGGACGTGCAGCCCCGCCAGGTCGAGCCCCGACGCGCCGAGGGCGAAGCGCACGGCGCGCTCCAGATGCGCCAGAGGCACGCCGAACTTGCAGTCCTTCTGCGCCGTCTGGATGGAACGGTGCGTACGCGCCTCGATGCCGGGGCTGAGGCGCAGCAGGATCTTCTGCCGGGCGCCGCGTTTCGCGCAGAGGCGCGCCAGCAGCGCCAGCTCGTCTTCGCTGTCGACCGCCACCGCGCCGACGCCGCGTTCCAGCCCGGCGGCGAGGAACTCTTCCGTCTTGGCGTTGCCGTGCAGCGTCACGCGCTCCGTCGGGAAGCCCGCCGCGCAGGCGATATGGAACTCGCCCGGCGACACGGTGTCGAGGCACAGCCCTTCTTCGTCGATCAGGCGGGCCATGGCGGCGTTCAGAAAAGCCTTGCCGGCGTAGCAGACGCGCGCGCTCCGCCCCGCTGCCGCGGCGCGCAGCCGCCGGCAGCGGTCGCGCAGCATCGTTTCGTCCATCACGTACAGCGGCGTGCCGTATCGTTCGGCCAGCGTCACCGTATCGCAGCCGCCCCAGATCAAATGATTCATCGTCATCCCATCCCTTCGGAAAAGTTCATAAAAAAGCGCGTCCCTGTGTATTTTTCGCAAATACACAGGGACGCGCTTCTCATTTTCGGCACGCGG
This sequence is a window from Pyramidobacter sp. YE332. Protein-coding genes within it:
- a CDS encoding ROK family protein, giving the protein MIAAADLGGHTLTAGLVESGRVLRKKTVPTPPPRTPSAVCAALAALLAELEAGDAPLVMGVPGMVLDGRSIGCCPNLNGWDGLTDYALGELTGRETSLANDCDCAALGEMRGGAARGLKDFVFCALGTGVGGAVIVGGRLVRGRLGRTGEIGHFPLLEDRGCGCGGRGHVESFFSADVLERAGEKYGYGGDMRTLWEQRENAWLARPFAEGLRALACAFTTLTHLLDPEAIVVGGGLSHLDGLLDDLRDYMQPLLSPVYRPGPEIRLALLGEDAPLLGAEALWAEVHPNG
- a CDS encoding acyl-ACP thioesterase domain-containing protein; amino-acid sequence: MALMFTKKFAVPQSEVTPCRALKPFHLLNMLQDAADGAVDAMNPPPDYWRCGCAWMLHQYSIRLDRPLMSGDAGAINTGHMPLRDLYSVRRFRLLDGRGKQTGLADSMWIFVDLASRRPVRLSRRLPEVFMEKAEETPFEPVFVAPKRLERADRSVRLHVRLGELDANGHVNNAYYLSWAAEAVPREVYMSCGLVEADILYKHEAVYGMDLTVTTQQDGLDFRHEIRSDGGELIAQFSTRWAEVGSARP
- a CDS encoding Na+/H+ antiporter NhaC family protein produces the protein MSHRRISLVLFVAAALVAALCGTACAAADEAASPYFGVLSLLPPVVAIVLCLTTHEVIPSLFVGSWIAGTMVNGWNPIYGFGAAIENIWNSLGDPWGARIFMTCIVMSGMVGVMQAGGGVRAAVNALSRKVRSSRSAMLFTELAGIVIFFEDYVTAAVVGTTMRPISDSYRVSKEKLSYLVDSTAAPVAAIAGVSSWVAYMVGQIGKQYGELGIQGSAYNTYLRSIPFVFYNLIALLLVTLVVLSRRDFGPMLAAERRARSTGKVLRDGAMPLTSAAGDPDLEPAENAPDRVVNFVLPVVFLVVFIVGMLLVTGGFPKAGLSEAMANSDSSLALIYGSYAAAVMTLALFRLQRAASLSRLFRGFLKGGQAVFVGSMILIYAWGISASIKSVGTAAYLVSVTKDFLAPGWIPLLTFLTGMVISFCTGTSYGTMGILMPIVVPLLAKVSAAAGIDVTTYMLPTVGAVFAGAVFGDHCSPISDTTIMSSMFCGADHIDHVKTQLPYALLAGVGAAASYLCIALGLNHWLSLAVGAALVAAAFFAVSGRVDDYAPAGAETRD
- the lysA gene encoding diaminopimelate decarboxylase, which codes for MNHLIWGGCDTVTLAERYGTPLYVMDETMLRDRCRRLRAAAAGRSARVCYAGKAFLNAAMARLIDEEGLCLDTVSPGEFHIACAAGFPTERVTLHGNAKTEEFLAAGLERGVGAVAVDSEDELALLARLCAKRGARQKILLRLSPGIEARTHRSIQTAQKDCKFGVPLAHLERAVRFALGASGLDLAGLHVHVGSQIRDVETYLRAADRMTEIMLKLREATGFAARELDLGGGFAIPERPGEAGAPAERFVAAILDRVDARCAELGLERPEVAFEPGRWIAGEAGITLYTVQGVKEIPGVRTYVAVDGGMTDNPRPQLYQAEYGVLLVNDTERPADRRAAIAGPCCETGDVLTLDTPVPELRRGDVLAVPLTGAYNYSMFSTYNCALRPAVIFARDGQARVAVRRQTLDELLSGQLEWAGNSRRNAAAGSGKTV